A genomic window from Vitis riparia cultivar Riparia Gloire de Montpellier isolate 1030 chromosome 18, EGFV_Vit.rip_1.0, whole genome shotgun sequence includes:
- the LOC117906619 gene encoding uncharacterized oxidoreductase At4g09670-like, with protein MAESSIQFGILGCADIARKVSRAITLAPNATLYAVGSRSLEKATRFAAANGFPPSAKIYGSYEAVLDDPDVDAVYVPLPTSLHLKWAVLAAEKKKHVLLEKPVALNVAELDQILEACESNGVQFMDGTMWMHHPRTAKMKELLSDPQRFGQLKSVQSCFTFLAASDFHENNVRVKPDLDALGVLGDTGWYCIRAILFAADYELPKSVRALPGPVLNQTGVLKSCGASLIWEDGKVATFTCSFEANSTMNVTAIGTKGTLQVQDFVIPFKEDRAAFSTGIESGFNELVTGWRTMPSEHVVTTDLPQEALMVREFSGLVADIKRNGSKPEQKWPTLSRKTQLVLDAVKASIERGLEPVEV; from the exons ATGGCCGAATCGTCGATCCAATTCGGGATTTTGGGCTGCGCCGACATAGCACGCAAGGTATCGAGAGCGATAACGCTCGCCCCCAACGCCACTCTGTACGCCGTCGGCAGCCGTTCGCTGGAGAAGGCCACGAGATTCGCCGCCGCCAACGGATTCCCTCCCTCGGCTAAGATTTACGGCAGCTACGAGGCGGTGCTGGACGACCCCGACGTGGACGCCGTGTACGTGCCGCTGCCGACGAGCTTGCACTTGAAGTGGGCGGTGCTGGCGGCggagaagaagaagcatgtGCTTCTGGAGAAACCTGTGGCTCTGAATGTGGCGGAGTTGGATCAGATTTTGGAGGCCTGCGAATCCAATGGAGTGCAGTTTATGGACGGCACGATGTGGATGCACCACCCTCGGACGGCTAAGATGAAGGAGTTGCTCTCCGATCCACAGCGTTTCGGACAACTCAAATCG GTGCAATCCTGCTTTACATTTTTGGCTGCTTCTGATTTTCATGAGAATAACGTCCGTGTTAAGCCAGACCTTGATGCCCTTGGTGTTCTTGGTGATACTGGGTGGTACTGCATCAGGGCAATCCTGTTTGCTGCTGACTATGAACTGCCTAAATCAGTGAGAGCTTTGCCTGGTCCTGTTCTTAATCAAACAGGGGTACTCAAATCATGCGGGGCTTCTCTAATATGGGAAGATGGGAAAGTAGCAACCTTCACTTGCTCCTTCGAAGCCAATTCGACAATGAATGTAACTGCTATTGGAACAAAGGGAACTTTGCAGGTTCAGGACTTCGTTATTCCTTTTAAAGAGGACAGGGCTGCTTTTTCCACTGGTATAGAGTCTGGGTTCAATGAACTCGTGACAGGGTGGAGAACAATGCCAAGCGAGCATGTCGTCACAACAGATCTCCCTCAGGAAGCTCTCATGGTGAGGGAATTTTCCGGTTTGGTTGCAGACATTAAAAGAAATGGTTCAAAACCTGAACAAAAGTGGCCAACTCTCAGTAGGAAGACGCAGCTGGTGCTGGATGCTGTGAAGGCCTCAATCGAGAGGGGGCTTGAGCCTGTTGAGGTGTAG